In Methylotenera sp. L2L1, the following proteins share a genomic window:
- a CDS encoding sensor histidine kinase: MAGKPCGISTSNGDNHQRYGLTRRPNILNHSFIKSMSVRSLLLIGFLLTALLPMLIVTLLTFHEARTVLREEIVRDMQTRANAAAHQVDNMMFERLQNIVSWSRLEVMDEVVIGDFDKRLSNLLHELKVSYRGVYQSLYVVNNRNIVVASSQPADIGKPAAAVTPWLQISFSNRTVRLYQLAEQKLPIASDILNVNQQKVGTLWVVFDWNVITNILDSTENQGSAAALINLDDKNAQTRMLAATRHWEKILAAYDISVDSVLSPSAAPPIFNWVVSIAQYRYVVMAPVHRMGYMFILLLIITGLLAAAFAAPLSGRITKPLARLTDYANRFMRSSQGALPATEGPTEVRALSSAFGKMMDDLALSKENLTRAAKLAVAGEMAAAMSHEIRTPLGILRSSAQVLAREKGLSTEGQEVVAFINMETERLNKLVSTLVDSARPRQPEFALHDLVPLVEHVVAMLRMQANKKSVNLAMVVQNQAETAVAEQIVGQIVGKIIVECDAEQITQVLLNLLLNAIQVLPTGGKVVVSVLDAQDDVVISVADDGAGVSEAQKEQIFDPFFTQRPGGIGLGLAVSKQIVTAHFGSLTVEKSTLANTGADFRVQLPKRQLLGDA; encoded by the coding sequence ATGGCTGGAAAACCTTGTGGCATATCAACAAGCAACGGCGATAATCATCAACGATACGGACTCACGCGCAGGCCAAATATTTTGAATCATTCATTTATCAAGTCAATGTCAGTAAGAAGTCTGTTATTAATTGGCTTTTTACTCACGGCCTTGTTGCCGATGTTAATCGTGACATTGTTGACATTTCACGAAGCGCGTACCGTGCTAAGAGAGGAAATCGTGCGCGATATGCAGACGCGCGCGAATGCGGCAGCGCATCAGGTGGATAATATGATGTTTGAGCGTCTGCAGAACATTGTTTCCTGGAGCCGCCTAGAAGTGATGGACGAAGTCGTGATTGGCGACTTTGACAAGCGCTTGTCTAATCTTCTTCATGAGCTCAAGGTGAGCTATCGCGGCGTATATCAGTCGCTTTATGTTGTGAATAACCGGAATATCGTAGTAGCCTCTAGTCAGCCAGCTGACATTGGCAAGCCCGCAGCCGCCGTAACACCGTGGCTGCAAATTTCTTTCTCAAATCGCACCGTGCGTTTGTATCAGCTTGCTGAACAAAAGCTACCTATCGCCAGTGATATCCTCAATGTGAATCAGCAAAAGGTCGGCACGCTGTGGGTGGTGTTTGACTGGAATGTCATCACCAATATTCTGGACAGCACAGAAAATCAAGGCAGTGCTGCAGCGTTGATTAATCTGGATGACAAAAACGCTCAAACGCGCATGTTGGCAGCAACTAGGCATTGGGAAAAGATACTGGCAGCGTATGATATCTCGGTGGATTCCGTCCTTTCGCCCTCAGCCGCGCCGCCTATTTTTAATTGGGTGGTTTCAATCGCGCAATATCGCTATGTGGTCATGGCGCCTGTGCATCGCATGGGTTATATGTTTATATTATTGTTGATCATTACCGGGCTACTGGCTGCTGCATTTGCAGCACCACTATCAGGTCGTATTACCAAGCCATTAGCAAGGCTGACTGATTATGCGAATCGATTTATGCGTTCATCGCAGGGAGCATTGCCTGCCACAGAAGGGCCTACCGAGGTGCGTGCGTTGTCTAGTGCCTTTGGCAAAATGATGGATGATCTTGCACTATCCAAAGAGAATTTGACGCGTGCAGCCAAGCTGGCGGTGGCTGGTGAGATGGCAGCAGCCATGAGCCACGAGATTAGAACGCCTTTAGGTATTTTGCGCTCATCCGCACAAGTGTTAGCGCGTGAAAAAGGCTTGAGCACAGAAGGCCAAGAGGTGGTGGCTTTTATTAATATGGAAACAGAGCGGTTAAATAAACTGGTTTCTACGTTGGTAGATTCTGCGCGCCCGCGCCAGCCAGAGTTTGCGCTACATGATCTTGTGCCTTTGGTTGAGCATGTAGTGGCAATGCTGCGGATGCAGGCCAATAAAAAGAGTGTTAACCTAGCCATGGTGGTTCAAAACCAAGCGGAAACGGCAGTCGCAGAGCAAATTGTAGGCCAAATCGTAGGTAAAATAATAGTAGAGTGCGATGCCGAGCAAATCACCCAAGTATTACTCAATTTGTTGTTGAATGCGATTCAGGTATTGCCAACTGGCGGCAAGGTCGTGGTGTCTGTGCTAGATGCACAAGATGATGTTGTGATTAGTGTAGCCGACGACGGTGCAGGGGTGTCGGAAGCGCAAAAAGAACAAATATTCGACCCTTTCTTTACTCAGCGTCCTGGCGGTATCGGTTTAGGATTGGCCGTATCTAAACAGATAGTAACCGCTCACTTTGGATCGCTCACCGTAGAGAAAAGTACACTTGCCAATACTGGAGCAGATTTTAGAGTGCAACTACCAAAACGGCAGTTACTTGGTGATGCCTAA